The genomic stretch CGGAGGCCTTGACCTCCCCGGCGGCTTCTTTGTAGAAAAGAAGGATCAATATGGCGATTAAGGTCCTGATCCCCACGCCACTTCGCGTCTATACGCAAGATCGCGATTCGGTCGAAGTGGGTGGGAAAAATATCGACGAGGTCCTCCTGGGCCTGGCGGAGAGATATCCCGAGCTCACGAAGCACTTGATGAACGACAAGGGAGAGCTCCGGCGTTTCGTTAACGTTTATCTCGACGACGAAGATGTCCGGTACAATCGAAGCAAAGATGCCCGCCGCGAAGAAGCTCTCGATTCTCATCCCGGTCTATAACGAACGCCATACCATCCGGCGCGTGGTCGAGGCCGCGGCCAACGCGCCGCTCCCCCCGGGGGTCGACCGCGAGCTGATCGTGATCGACGACGGATCCGTCGACGGAACCGAAGCCGTATTGCATACGATCCCCCGGGGAATCTCCTACCATTTGTTCCG from Bdellovibrionota bacterium encodes the following:
- a CDS encoding MoaD/ThiS family protein; amino-acid sequence: MAIKVLIPTPLRVYTQDRDSVEVGGKNIDEVLLGLAERYPELTKHLMNDKGELRRFVNVYLDDEDVRYNRSKDARREEALDSHPGL